In the Pecten maximus chromosome 5, xPecMax1.1, whole genome shotgun sequence genome, GACACATTATGGGATAATCCCGCTTGACCAGTTTATCGTCTACTGGCGCAATATCATGACCttgggcatcttggttattgagatgaAGTGGTTAAAGATTTTAAGACATTTGACCCCACATTCGAATCATTGGAACAAGCTTAGTTTGAAATAGGTTTTTCAAGATTGCTGCCATATGGCAGCCATATTTGATTTCAAAGTGACTtgataaataacaaaacttggtcATGGTTAGAAACTGAGCATTCCAATTTAGCTTCATTGAAATACCTTCAGTAGCTTATTAGTATAAATTCAATATAGATGGAGAATGGATTGTGAAGATATATTGCATTAGGTTACTTGAGTCTTGTGACCTTAAAATAGGGAAAATTAATGCATGCAAGCTAATTAAGCTGAACTAAAATCAATCATCACCTGCTTTGCCAGAGCTATAATCCATTAAACccttttaaaaacattacatcAAATCTTTATATAGTTTTCTCTCGTTAATTCTCATTAACTATTTCtgaatttatcattttgtagAAGAAACTTTTAATGCAGTCACTGGGTGcaattcaattcttttattacCCTAGGCCTCAGTACACAGTGTACATCTGTATCAGAAATAGATACAGTGGTAGAATAATACAGCTTTTTCatagtattttaaaacaaaagaataGATTTCTTAAACTTATTTGAAGTTGAGTCAATTATACAGTCCCATGTTGACACCTTTAAAGACTTACTTATCCATCATCTGGCATCTCCTTGAAAATGCTTTGATGCTTTCCTTGAAATCCATTAGTACCTCTTTATCAAACGTACAAGACTTATTTGTGCATTTGGAAGATTTCTCAAAGATGTTTATCTTAAGGGGTTCCAAAATCCAATCTGCTTCTAATTTGACCTTGAAGTCAAAACAGTGATCTTCAGAAGTTGGTAAGCCATGCTTCAACCAAAAGAATTTCTTCGCATAATCAAATCTTTTAGCTTTGCACATCCACCAGATAAGATATAACCactgaaaatgacaaaataagtaaataaataagataaaggatgacaaaacatgtacattgaaTGCTTCTATTCTCACATGTATGCATTTTGATGCATCAAACTTAATGAAGACAATTTTTTTATCCAAAGTCAAAAACAGGTTAAAATTCAGGAAAAATAACAAttcaattttccatttcttaTCCAAAGTCAAAAACAGGTTAAAATTCAGGAAAAATAACAATTCAATTTTCCATTTCGACCTAAGTTTGACCCAAAAAATACTTTCATGGGAATCTTTTACTGGACATTAAGCTTTCTGgttcaaaacaaaaagaagtTAATCTCCAAAGCATGTTACAGGCCTTTTTGTTACTGAAGGGAAATTGTTTTTTTAGCACTTTgtcctctgtgaccttgaatggagaTCAAGATCGTTCATTTGAACGAACAAGGTAGCACTTATCTGAGCATGCTCAACAGCATGGTACAGTCTGAAtgtcaggtctctgggcctttggTTATTGAGATTTTTTCAGTATGtttgaccccagtgaccttgaatgtaggtcatgGTCATTCATTTATACAAATTTCCCCTCAGTATGTTACGAagccaatatcaggtctctggtccttttggttatcaacaagaaattgtttaaatggaaaaattGATACTACGAACAGACAAGGCACCACAGCataattacattatttgttgCTCACTTCtgacaggtgagctaacaatgcACTAAAAATTTGCTTGTCAATGAGTATACAGTTTTGTACAAAGTGTAATGCTTATAATGTCTCCTATATCATTGAGGAATTTGACATACAAATTTAAGGCCCAAATTTCATCTCAGTTAACATCAACAAAATTTGCATGCAATACCTGAAAAGGTTCGTTGGAATTTTCGAGACTGCCTTCCATTTCTGGATGAGACCGTACCAACATCAAGATTATTGCCAAAATACAGTCTATCTGACAAGTGTGAATCAGTCTTATTTTCCTTCTACAGAACTGCAAACCTCTTCCTTCAGATGGCAACTGCTTTGGAACtggaataaaaaagaaaattttcatCGATCTTATGTGCTAAAATTacaatcaaaaaaatatttcaattaacaaTTAAGAGATACCAAGAGAATGTTGGTACAGTATACCCACAATTGAATCATCTTTGTTGCTCCAATGAAAGACTGATATATTTTTTCCACTTTTCCCTTCCTTCCCTTGTTAACCATTTGATAacatggggaacctacatatgaagtccAAGAAAGATCTAAAAAGCACTTCTTAAGTACAATTAAATGATCATGCATTACATGAAGTGCAGTGTACACATATATGATGTCTACATGAAgtcatgtacatacatgtatgcatagATCGAATATATATGTGCTATTGTATCAAGCATGCAATTGTTGGGTGATCAACATTAAGCTATTGTGGCAGACATGAATTGAAGAATTGACCACGAATAATGTTAAAACACTTGAAACAGTTTTGATAATATGATTGCATACGTTGTTTCTGGAATATCCTACGTACATGAAAATAGATTCAAGCTGATCATGATCTAGGATTttattcaaacataaaaaaaaatgtcaaactttttcCCCACAAGATCTTAGCAGATCTCAATCAAAATTATCACTTGCCAGCAAGGTGTGAAATATCGGACGCCATGTAGAAGCCAAACCAAATATTCCCTTCATTAAACATcaaaccaccacaaaaaatatataatgaaagaTTCATATCACTGAAATAGGTGATTCTATGACCCACACCAATCGGACAGCCCTGAACTGTGGAAGCTTTAGCCATTGGGAAGGGAATGCTGTTAGAAagattattataatttatatacactgtagtctAGCTATTCAAACTGGCATACTGAGTATTCCTAAAACAATACCAGCGGTCCCATACAGGCCCCTGCTAAATACCTGGTCCTTTAAAAGTGTCTGAAGTTTGATCTAAATCCCTTAAGGAATGTAGCCTCCAGAGCgctgaaaatgattttctgaaaatatagTAACAATGGCCTTGACccaaaattcttcaaaatattctccagttatatatatatataatttactggCAGGGATctaatagttacctgtatttTTTCCCTttgtaacaaacttcaactgtcaaaatccaagacttATGCAATGTGGTTTTTCtaatcaatatcaaaattgaatggCCACAACTTGCACAGTCTCAGGGGAATTTAAATACATCAAATAATTGTAAGTGTCAGAAATGTCCTTCCAGCACTTctcaataacaaacttcaactttCAAAATTCAAAGTGGCTGCCTGTTGGGCATTTTGTTTTTCCAAATTTCAACTCAAAACCGAAAGGGCACAAATAGGGGCCATGGGAAACCTACAGATGAAGTGTAAGAAATAGATATACTTTCAgtatttctcaagaaatagcaataaagTACGTAACACTTACAATCAGCTGAGTAAGCCCCAAATCTTTCGTCAGCCTGTTCAGTCCGTTTAAGTCCAACACCATCTGCTGACTGATTTGGTGCATGTGCAAGCAGCTCAGGAGTCTCTTGTTCAGGCAGTTCAACATCACCATGAGCAGAAAACTGTTGGGTTGCAAGTTCTGTGTTTTGAGAATTCTGCTCAGTCTGTTCACGTAGAAGTTGAGCAGACTGATCAGTCTGTTGATTGATGACATGAGAAAGATTTTGAGCCTCACGAGGTGTAGGCTGTTGAAGATTGTATTGCTGAGACTGATCTGCCTGTTGATCTCGGAAATGAGAAAGCCTTTGAACCCCATGCTGTGTAGACTGTTGAAGACTGTATTGTGGAGACTGATCAGCCTGTTGATGTCCTAGTTGAGGAGCATTCTTCCTGATGTGTGTGGTTGGTCTACCACCAGGTCTTCCCTCATTCACTGGCAAGGGCCTCTTAATGCTTTGCCCTGCAATGTCGACTGCTAAAAACACCAAGAAGACacatatttgttttgatatatatagtaGCTATTAATCATATTCATTTCATACAGATACcattaaaaattatttcaaacatAATTTGATACAATTATATTTGTTCAAAGGAAGACCTACTGGGCCAAAttattgtgatttatatatctaaagGACAAATCAAAATTCCTTGTCAAGTTCAGTGGAGTTAGAACCACCTTTCCCAAACAGTACTGTTGTCAAAATATAAACTATTGTTCCTAAATTTTTCCCCTATTTTATTACAAgtgttataataataaaataagagTATAATTAATGTGTATGCTTCATACATTTATGTAAAGCAAGGTAAATCAATGTAGAGTTTTTGTGGTTTTCATTCTGGAAAAGAACTGCTCAAACAATACTTGTATGACCGTGGCCATGCATGTAACTATAAACTTCTGTAACTGCATACGATACATCATCATGcaaatataattaataactAAACATCTACTTACCTGTAAGTTTTTGAACTTTGGCTTTTCTTGCAGATATAGAATTGGTTTCTAGATCTGTTTGCCAGTTTTCCTCATCATTTTCGTAAATATTCTCtttgttatacaaatatttttttctcttcttaTTTTCTGAGTTTTTTCTGGAACTTTTGTAGCTGAATATACTGCAAAGAGCTTGAATGTTGTCCCAAGACTCCTGATGTTCCCTGCCCTTTATGTGGAAGTGTGTTTTCCTTCTAAGCCTTTGTTCTAAGCCCTTCAGGTGAAACATGTGTGCTTTTTTGAGGAGACTTTCTTTCCCCTCCCAGTCCTTTTGATGCCTTATGCAtgtttttctttcaatatttgtttgtaatttcTTCTTCAAAATCTTCTTTCTTCTGAATTCAAATTTAAACTGCAGGTATTTATCTGGTTTTCTTTTTTGGTGATTTTTCACATAAGAGTGGCTCTGACCTTTCATTTTTCTTGTAAATATGTGATTGGTTTCTTCTGTCTGCCAGGATTCTAgatgatttttctttttcttttttcttttcttgtttCTAGAGTTTTTCCAGATACATTTGCATCCTATTTTGTTATAGAGAGCATGCCTGTTGATCAATGTCTGCTGTTTTCCCAAGCAATTCCTGTGGAATGCATGTGCTTTTCTTCTAACCATTGAGCTCTCAGTTCTTTTCCAGTCCTTCAAATTCATGCCAAATAAATGTACTTCTCTTCTTGGACTTTTTGTTTCATCCTCGCTTTTCTGACATAGTGTGTGAGCTCTTCTTTTATTTCCTTTCTTTGAAATCTTCTTTTGTCTAAATATTTTTGGCCAAAATATGCAATAATATGTCTTCCTTTGACAGTGACCATAAGAATGTTGTCTTTTCTTTTTCCTAGATGCTGTTGGCTTGTATAAAGTCCTGTTTTTATCCTTCCGTCGATGTTTACTGTCATATTCTCCCGTGTTGGTCTCTAAAACAGGACATTCCTTGAATTGGTCATGGTTTGGGTTCTCAGTAGGTCTAGAGTCAGTCCTCAAATTCAGCACCTCCTTAGGATCACCAGGCAGCACTGGCTCTCCAAATACAGAAGTTTCCtcaacattttcttgaattGCAGTTTCCATCAAGGATTCCAAGCCTCTGTTAGGATTTACATCATTCTGTGCTTTGGGATTTAAACATGGACTTCTGGCTACTGCAGTGTCCTTATATGATCTGCAGTCAAAGCAGCACGGTCTTAAATGCTCGGCCAGGTCCAAGGCTTCAATCATAGAAGCTGAATTGCTTCCAAAGAGGTCAGAGGTATTCAAGGAAAGACTAATGCAGTCAATGTAATGGTTTCTATATAGACTAGCAGACAGGCCTGATTGTTGATTTCCcagattttgaaaaaatttgTGATCTGAAATTGAGTCAAATCTGTATGATCTTCTTAGTCCATAGTCATTTGGAACATCATCAGTAAAAGTTTCAGAGGTGTCTTCATATAAACTAGATGTACTCAGAGAAGGTCCTAGTGGTTCACTTACAAATTCTGACCACTTCCTCGAATCCTGATACTCATCACTGGTACTGTCACTTGTAGTTTTACAGTCCTCGATGGAATCTGTACTATGCTGAATAAATGCCTGGCAACTATCTGTATGATCAATAAAATGTTCTTTACTTTCTTCTGTTACAACTTTTTGGCCAGGTTGATGACagttttctttccttttcctGTTTTTAAATGgattcaatattttaattatgaatTTCTTCATCTTGACACAGGATTATGCAAATGTCCTTCCTTTTCACCTTCCTTTCACCAAAGACAAATCTGAAATATAAAGATGcaaaaaatgtctaaataatgTATCAGATGATgataaatgtaataataaattaaaaaaacaaaatgcccATGGGCCTTGACGGTCACGTTCAcctgaattttgaaatattcagttaatttaattgacccaaatagaaatcaaacaaatgatagtcaaaactGTAAATTCCCTATACATTTAAACTATATACTATATTGCCCTGATAACACCCAAAAACGAACGAAACTGTACTTTACTTCTAAAGAATGAAAGATGGCGAAAAAACGTCCTCGCCATTCAgacgattttcacgaaattttgatagataaaaatacaaacatttgctTGGGAAGTATGAAAAAGAGTGAATAaacagtcaacttactgtttaactgaaatttatgttctttttgagacattaggacagatatttgccagttaaaaacgtctccatcgttatgaaggaaatgcagTTACGCGACTAATAATCCGGACGGAAGTCCGGACCAGGAATTCaggaatgcaaaaaaaaaaaaaaaaaaatttttgtaaatgtatccggcactggaaataatcaaattagccattcaaattctttgattattttttgtattttaaaattaaaaaaaaatttattgtaacatgctaaaagaatttaaatgtatatattaatgaaaataaaagaaactgaattaaatttttttttaaatattgtaccACATATGTAGAAATagggatatttttatatattgtccattattataagcattttatttcattaagtgaatagtgattttttttttctttcgttttcctCAAGAGGTCTCTTACagatttgattatattcacaATCTTAACTGATgactgaggtaattccttttcatatatgtactaatacttgtagctgataaattttacatatgtggcagaataattatgaactttccttttcgggtcattttctttgaacctggattaagagaccacctgtcatatgtgacctttttcattgcctcccttggaaggtcacatatgacaggtttgactgtatatataaactatagtaaagtttaccccttcaCAAGGGATAAACTGAGACCCCagagtcatgaaattcataattttggtataCGTAACGTAAAGCACCTGAAGATCCTTCCATATATGAAGTcagagtacatgtatttgattgtaACTTATTTGGGTTTAGAGAAGgagttttttgaaatttcagttaatttgaccctttttcgCCCCACCCATAAGCCCCTTGGGGGGTCAGTCAatgccaacatgtgcataccatcaagctgtcatctcatgctgacaatgttaACAAAGTTGGAATGAATTCATTAAAAGGCAATTGGAACAAATAatgctcaaaaatgtgatttctatATACcgtataaactataataaagtttaccccctctgCTGGGGCAAAAccgagaccccagggtcatgaaattcacaaatttggtaaagcacctgaagatCCTTTCATACATGaagagtacatgtatttgattctaccttatttggtcCTGAGAAGAAGtatgtttttgaaatttcagttaatttgaccctttttgaccctgcCCATGAGCCCCTGAGTGTCAGTCTCAGTGCCAATATGCACGTTTACGTACTATAAGTCACCTTATTATAGCCCTAGCCTGGCTAACCGGAATTTCCCTTCACCTTTTTTAGCGATAGGATGTTTGCATTGAGCGTGAGATGTTGCTTGTATGAAATTCGGCTCCCAGCATGTTTATACCCTGGtaattttcttcaaaactaAATATAATGTTCATGTTAATGTAGCCATTACAGTGTATAATTCAAATCCTCCAGGGAATATTTAGCTAGGCCTATTACTGGCCTGCTTATAATAGCTGCCATTCCACAATTACACAACACAGGGATAGCTTGGTAAAGTGGCCGAATTTGTTTACCCCATCAAAATGAGTGAAATGACACAAAAGCATTAAACATGGAATTTTAGGTCTATCCAATGTTATGATATTAGTGATAGCAATAATTAGAGAAATAATCTATAAACAAATTAGTAACATATTATAAGGCCCTATATATACGGTGTATATATGGCACTAAGCAGATAGTTTAGCTTAATTATCATGATCAGCGTATATATTCCAGTCAATTGCATAATATATTGATTATCAGGgttttttctgggggctttttggggccattaatgggccccattcccagtgaaattatttcatatttaagtcTTATTCCCACAATTTGCAGTTTAcatttactcctgaaaaaatctttacCAATTCACCAATATTATtatcttcccaaaatgagacctCATGAATTCCTTCAATATAATTTATCTACTATAGTGATTAAAtaactatatatgtatgcaagaattaaaacatttacacaGATCTAGACTATTAATTATGAAATGCATGCACAAAAAGTACACACAACAACAAGCATTACCTGATTCCCCTCTCT is a window encoding:
- the LOC117327345 gene encoding uncharacterized protein LOC117327345, which gives rise to MKKFIIKILNPFKNRKRKENCHQPGQKVVTEESKEHFIDHTDSCQAFIQHSTDSIEDCKTTSDSTSDEYQDSRKWSEFVSEPLGPSLSTSSLYEDTSETFTDDVPNDYGLRRSYRFDSISDHKFFQNLGNQQSGLSASLYRNHYIDCISLSLNTSDLFGSNSASMIEALDLAEHLRPCCFDCRSYKDTAVARSPCLNPKAQNDVNPNRGLESLMETAIQENVEETSVFGEPVLPGDPKEVLNLRTDSRPTENPNHDQFKECPVLETNTGEYDSKHRRKDKNRTLYKPTASRKKKRQHSYGHCQRKTYYCIFWPKIFRQKKISKKGNKRRAHTLCQKSEDETKSPRREVHLFGMNLKDWKRTESSMVRRKAHAFHRNCLGKQQTLINRHALYNKIGCKCIWKNSRNKKRKKKKKNHLESWQTEETNHIFTRKMKGQSHSYVKNHQKRKPDKYLQFKFEFRRKKILKKKLQTNIERKTCIRHQKDWEGKESLLKKAHMFHLKGLEQRLRRKTHFHIKGREHQESWDNIQALCSIFSYKSSRKNSENKKRKKYLYNKENIYENDEENWQTDLETNSISARKAKVQKLTAVDIAGQSIKRPLPVNEGRPGGRPTTHIRKNAPQLGHQQADQSPQYSLQQSTQHGVQRLSHFRDQQADQSQQYNLQQPTPREAQNLSHVINQQTDQSAQLLREQTEQNSQNTELATQQFSAHGDVELPEQETPELLAHAPNQSADGVGLKRTEQADERFGAYSADFPKQLPSEGRGLQFCRRKIRLIHTCQIDCILAIILMLVRSHPEMEGSLENSNEPFQWLYLIWWMCKAKRFDYAKKFFWLKHGLPTSEDHCFDFKVKLEADWILEPLKINIFEKSSKCTNKSCTFDKEVLMDFKESIKAFSRRCQMMDKQYTCFQDCIDAWSDEDMPCSECDNGVVHVTRRLDCRQGSPPLLPFQTFFEVLESTVRLGEFLFPVLLHGYSTSLEQPEQLVIGNQRYRLDALSYAIMKDASSGQGYVHERCQIWNDKLGQWIYYDGEGWGEHPVYKLKLTEDKTLGKSFRVAYFRRMDD